The following coding sequences are from one Prochlorococcus marinus CUG1438 window:
- the rplD gene encoding 50S ribosomal protein L4 produces the protein MTTLETLKWDGKKSGKVTIDLAVAKETSSADLIHRAVLRQLANKRQGTASTLTRSEVRGGGRKPYKQKGTGRARQGSIRTPLRPGGGIIFGPKPRSYNLDMNRKERRLALRTALMSRVSDIKAVEDFGSTLKKPKTSDIINGLARLGIQKTEKVLVILDSPSDVIKKSINNIEKVKLIAADQLNVFDILNANKLVIGQSAIDKIQEVYAS, from the coding sequence ATGACAACACTTGAAACTCTTAAGTGGGATGGTAAAAAATCCGGCAAAGTTACTATTGATTTAGCAGTTGCTAAAGAAACTTCTTCGGCAGATTTAATCCATAGAGCGGTTCTTAGGCAACTAGCTAATAAAAGACAGGGTACTGCATCAACTTTGACAAGATCTGAAGTGCGTGGGGGAGGTAGAAAGCCATACAAACAGAAAGGTACAGGAAGAGCTCGTCAAGGATCAATAAGGACACCTTTAAGACCTGGTGGCGGTATTATTTTTGGACCGAAGCCGCGTTCTTACAATCTTGATATGAATCGTAAGGAACGTAGATTAGCTCTAAGAACGGCACTTATGTCCAGAGTATCTGATATAAAGGCTGTTGAAGATTTTGGATCTACTCTAAAGAAGCCTAAAACAAGTGATATCATCAATGGCCTTGCTCGATTAGGTATACAAAAAACTGAAAAAGTTTTGGTTATTCTTGATAGTCCATCCGATGTTATAAAAAAATCCATTAATAATATTGAAAAAGTTAAATTAATCGCCGCCGATCAATTAAATGTATTTGATATTCTTAATGCTAATAAATTGGTAATAGGTCAATCAGCAATAGATAAAATTCAGGAGGTTTATGCATCATGA
- the recA gene encoding recombinase RecA — MSLEEKKKIESKEKDKALSLVLGQIERNFGRGSIMRLGDASRMKVETISTGALTLDLALGGGYPKGRVVEVYGPESSGKTTLTLHAIAEVQKNGGVAAFVDAEHALDPVYAASLGVDVENLLVSQPDTGEMALEIVDQLIRSSAVDLVVVDSVAALTPRAEIEGEMGDHVIGSQARLMSQAMRKITGNIGKSGCTVIFLNQLRLKIGVTYGNPETTTGGNALKFYASVRLDIRRIQTLKRGTEEYGIRAKVKVAKNKVAPPFRIAEFDILFGKGISTTGCLLDLAEETNIIIRRGAWYSYEGENIGQGRDNTIIWLDQNLDIRNKVESMVKDKLTEGTEVSSNSMKALNSNAANTIGVNDIKTVA; from the coding sequence ATGAGTCTTGAAGAAAAGAAAAAAATTGAATCAAAAGAAAAAGACAAGGCATTAAGTCTCGTCTTAGGTCAAATAGAAAGAAATTTTGGACGTGGTTCAATAATGAGACTTGGTGACGCTTCAAGAATGAAAGTAGAAACAATATCTACTGGAGCTCTCACCTTAGATTTAGCATTAGGAGGAGGATATCCAAAAGGAAGGGTAGTAGAAGTTTACGGGCCAGAAAGCTCAGGAAAGACTACGTTAACGCTTCACGCAATTGCAGAGGTCCAAAAAAATGGAGGAGTAGCTGCATTTGTAGATGCTGAGCATGCACTGGATCCAGTTTATGCAGCCTCCTTAGGAGTTGATGTTGAAAACTTATTAGTTTCACAACCAGACACTGGAGAAATGGCTCTAGAGATCGTTGACCAGCTTATAAGATCAAGTGCTGTAGACCTCGTCGTTGTTGACTCAGTAGCAGCACTAACTCCTAGAGCGGAAATAGAAGGCGAAATGGGAGATCACGTCATTGGAAGCCAAGCAAGGCTAATGAGTCAAGCTATGAGAAAAATAACCGGAAATATCGGCAAATCAGGATGTACAGTAATATTTCTGAATCAATTACGATTAAAAATTGGCGTTACATACGGAAATCCCGAAACAACCACAGGAGGTAATGCATTAAAATTTTATGCCTCAGTGAGGCTTGATATCAGAAGAATTCAAACACTTAAAAGAGGTACAGAAGAATACGGCATAAGAGCGAAAGTGAAAGTAGCAAAAAACAAAGTTGCGCCACCATTTAGAATTGCAGAGTTTGATATTCTCTTCGGAAAAGGTATTAGTACAACTGGATGCTTATTAGATTTAGCAGAGGAGACTAATATAATAATAAGGAGAGGGGCTTGGTATAGCTATGAAGGAGAAAATATTGGTCAAGGAAGAGATAATACAATTATTTGGCTTGATCAAAATTTAGACATCAGAAATAAAGTTGAATCTATGGTTAAGGATAAATTAACAGAAGGGACAGAAGTAAGCTCTAATTCAATGAAAGCCCTAAATAGTAATGCTGCTAATACGATCGGTGTTAATGATATAAAAACAGTTGCTTAG
- a CDS encoding 50S ribosomal protein L3, producing MSIGILGKKLGMSQLFDDKGNAVPVTLIEAGPCRVTQLKTVALDGYTAVQIGYGSSKDKHISKPEKGHLLKSGVELLKHLKEYRVEESSSYEIGNQITVKNFEVGQKVDISGKSMGRGFAGYQKRHGFSRGPMSHGSKNHRAPGSTGAGTTPGRIYPGKRMAGRYGGKQITTKGLLVLKIDDQKNLLVVKGSVPGKPGSIVNIKPNNVVGKKGGEKS from the coding sequence ATGTCTATTGGAATTTTAGGAAAGAAATTGGGCATGTCCCAACTTTTCGACGATAAAGGTAACGCAGTACCAGTTACTCTCATCGAGGCAGGACCATGCCGCGTCACTCAATTGAAAACAGTAGCTTTGGATGGTTATACTGCCGTCCAGATAGGTTATGGTTCGTCAAAAGATAAGCATATTAGTAAGCCTGAGAAAGGCCATTTATTAAAGTCAGGGGTAGAACTCCTTAAGCATCTAAAAGAATACAGAGTTGAAGAAAGTTCATCCTATGAAATTGGAAATCAAATAACCGTAAAAAACTTTGAAGTTGGCCAAAAAGTTGATATCAGTGGGAAATCAATGGGCAGAGGTTTTGCTGGTTACCAGAAAAGACATGGTTTTAGCAGAGGTCCTATGAGTCATGGTTCAAAAAATCATAGAGCACCTGGATCTACAGGGGCAGGTACAACTCCAGGCAGAATTTATCCTGGAAAAAGAATGGCAGGAAGATATGGAGGAAAACAGATTACTACTAAAGGTTTATTAGTTCTAAAAATTGATGATCAGAAAAACTTGCTTGTAGTAAAGGGTTCTGTCCCAGGTAAGCCTGGCTCAATTGTCAATATTAAGCCAAACAATGTTGTAGGCAAAAAAGGAGGTGAAAAATCATGA
- a CDS encoding 4Fe-4S binding protein, which translates to MIKTKNKKNKWIKLICGASNEDIVAIEDLCAIYTAAGVDYIDVAAEESIVHAAKKGIEWAKELFQNSPGLMISISDGNDIHFRKAKFDPTSCPPHCPRPCEKVCPTFAIDNFGIKESKCYGCGRCINSCPLNLISEYEYNLSKHDLASKLKKIKPDAVEIHTEINRIDAFVKVADILKNSKTKLKKISISCGLNQSETKSHGPKDLLKALWERYEVLNDLNIPLIWQLDGRPMSGDLSRNTSRDAVKLFERIGSDLPPGLIQLAGGTNEKTHEFLKSNHLPDGIAFGSSARKIMQPLIEFAHKNNKKLYEDPERMAIAIKKAHKFLEPWKSNQFK; encoded by the coding sequence TTGATTAAAACTAAAAATAAAAAAAATAAATGGATTAAATTAATTTGTGGCGCCAGTAATGAAGATATTGTTGCTATTGAAGACTTATGTGCAATTTATACTGCAGCTGGAGTCGATTACATAGATGTTGCAGCTGAAGAATCTATAGTTCATGCTGCAAAAAAAGGAATCGAGTGGGCAAAAGAATTATTTCAAAACTCTCCCGGATTAATGATAAGCATTAGTGATGGTAATGATATCCACTTTCGTAAAGCAAAATTTGATCCAACGAGTTGCCCACCCCATTGTCCTAGACCGTGCGAAAAAGTTTGCCCCACCTTTGCAATAGATAATTTTGGGATCAAAGAGAGTAAATGTTATGGGTGTGGAAGATGTATCAATAGTTGTCCGTTAAATCTTATTAGTGAATATGAATATAATTTGTCAAAACATGATTTAGCATCAAAACTTAAAAAAATAAAGCCTGATGCAGTAGAGATTCATACAGAAATAAATCGCATAGATGCTTTTGTAAAAGTTGCAGATATCCTTAAAAATTCTAAAACAAAACTAAAAAAGATATCTATCAGCTGCGGATTAAATCAATCGGAAACAAAATCGCATGGACCCAAAGATCTTTTGAAAGCTCTTTGGGAAAGATATGAAGTTCTTAATGATCTAAATATTCCCCTTATTTGGCAACTAGATGGAAGGCCAATGTCGGGCGATCTCTCTCGAAATACTAGTAGAGATGCAGTTAAGTTGTTTGAAAGAATCGGTTCAGATCTTCCACCAGGATTAATTCAATTAGCAGGGGGAACAAATGAAAAGACTCATGAATTTTTGAAATCAAATCATCTTCCAGATGGAATAGCATTTGGAAGTTCTGCAAGAAAAATTATGCAGCCCCTTATTGAATTTGCTCACAAAAATAATAAAAAACTCTACGAGGATCCTGAAAGGATGGCTATTGCAATCAAAAAAGCTCATAAATTCCTAGAGCCATGGAAATCTAACCAATTCAAATAA
- a CDS encoding 50S ribosomal protein L23 — protein sequence MSKLFDSRLADVIRKPVITEKATNALDLNQYTFEVDHRAAKPQIKAAIEALFSVKVIGVNTMNPPRRTRRVGKFSGKRSQVKKAIVRLAEGDKIQLFPES from the coding sequence ATGAGTAAATTATTTGATTCTCGTTTAGCTGATGTAATACGGAAGCCAGTTATTACTGAGAAAGCTACAAATGCACTGGATCTTAATCAATATACTTTTGAAGTAGATCATAGAGCTGCAAAACCACAAATCAAGGCAGCTATTGAAGCCTTGTTCAGTGTTAAAGTCATAGGAGTTAACACTATGAATCCTCCTAGGAGAACAAGAAGAGTCGGGAAATTTTCCGGTAAACGTTCTCAGGTCAAGAAAGCAATTGTACGTCTTGCTGAAGGAGACAAAATCCAACTATTTCCAGAATCTTAA
- a CDS encoding NAD(P)H-quinone oxidoreductase subunit N produces the protein MPLLLTGKKFHSDLKTNKCLAIFAPLEGGYETRLLRRMRAKGFKTFITSARGLGDPEVFLLKLHGIRPPHLGHQSVGRNGALGEVQQVIPQASELFNENDKHKLLWLLEGQVLSQSELESLIEICTKDNKLKIVVEMGGARKLEWKSLNNYILDEF, from the coding sequence ATGCCATTACTGCTCACAGGAAAGAAATTTCATAGCGATTTAAAAACGAACAAATGTCTCGCAATTTTTGCACCTCTTGAGGGTGGTTATGAAACTCGTCTTTTGAGAAGAATGAGGGCTAAGGGTTTTAAAACGTTTATAACCTCCGCCAGAGGGCTTGGAGATCCTGAAGTCTTTCTACTAAAATTGCATGGAATTAGGCCACCTCACCTTGGGCACCAAAGTGTAGGAAGAAACGGAGCTCTCGGAGAAGTTCAACAAGTTATCCCACAGGCTTCAGAATTATTTAATGAAAATGATAAACATAAACTACTTTGGTTGTTAGAGGGGCAAGTATTGTCTCAATCTGAATTAGAGAGCCTAATAGAAATTTGTACTAAAGACAATAAACTAAAAATTGTTGTTGAAATGGGGGGGGCAAGGAAACTTGAATGGAAGTCATTAAATAATTATATTTTGGATGAATTTTAA
- the rplB gene encoding 50S ribosomal protein L2 yields the protein MAIRKFKPYTPGTRQRVVTDFSEITSAKPERSLIVSKHRVKGRNNRGVITCRHRGGGHKRQYRLVDFRRDKRNINAKIAAIHYDPHRNARLALLFYEDGEKRYIIAPAGVKVGQNVISGENVPIEDGNAMPLSVMPLGSSVHCVELYAGRGAQMVRSAGASAQVMAKEGDYVALKLPSTEVRLVRKECYATLGEVGNSEIRNTSLGKAGRRRWLGRRPQVRGSVMNPCDHPHGGGEGKAPIGRAGPVTPWGKPALGLKTRKKNKPSNKLVVRRRRRVSKRSRGGRDS from the coding sequence ATGGCAATTCGTAAATTTAAACCTTATACACCTGGCACTAGGCAGAGAGTAGTTACTGACTTTAGTGAAATAACAAGTGCAAAACCTGAAAGATCACTAATAGTTTCAAAACATAGAGTTAAAGGTAGGAATAATCGTGGAGTTATTACTTGTCGTCATCGTGGTGGTGGTCACAAAAGGCAATATAGATTAGTCGACTTTAGAAGAGATAAAAGAAACATTAACGCTAAAATTGCAGCTATACACTACGATCCTCACAGAAATGCAAGGTTGGCACTTTTATTCTATGAAGATGGGGAAAAAAGATATATTATCGCGCCAGCAGGAGTAAAAGTCGGACAAAATGTTATTTCCGGAGAAAATGTTCCAATTGAAGACGGAAATGCAATGCCACTTTCTGTTATGCCATTGGGATCTAGTGTTCATTGTGTAGAGTTATATGCAGGTAGGGGTGCTCAGATGGTTAGATCCGCAGGAGCTAGTGCTCAAGTTATGGCAAAAGAGGGAGATTATGTTGCTTTAAAACTCCCATCTACTGAGGTAAGACTTGTAAGAAAAGAATGCTATGCAACTCTTGGAGAAGTTGGTAATTCTGAAATAAGAAATACTAGCTTAGGTAAAGCAGGAAGAAGAAGATGGCTTGGAAGAAGGCCTCAAGTAAGAGGTAGTGTCATGAACCCATGTGATCATCCACATGGAGGAGGAGAGGGAAAAGCGCCAATTGGTAGAGCAGGTCCAGTTACTCCCTGGGGTAAACCCGCTCTTGGATTAAAGACACGTAAAAAGAACAAACCAAGTAATAAATTAGTAGTTCGAAGACGTCGTCGAGTTTCTAAGAGGAGTAGAGGAGGAAGAGACTCTTGA
- a CDS encoding HAD family hydrolase has protein sequence MSDQKVFLFDFDGVIVDGMNEYWHSSLLACEKYLNSPNIQVDQKLYKKIPNTFIEVRPWVKYGWEMVVIVHEIIKKENPLNNFNKVDYVNKYHQNCQRILKDNCWIAEDLQKILDKSRKYQIEKDFKKWVNLHNPFFEVINFMEELNKKEIKTGIITTKGKVFAEKILKELNIFPEFIFGYESGTKIKIAEDLSQNYEIIGFIEDRKKTLIDIKENSETSYIPCFLADWGYLKESDRYDLNKGIKLLKLGNLKKLVAI, from the coding sequence GTGTCTGATCAAAAAGTATTTTTATTTGATTTTGATGGAGTCATAGTTGATGGAATGAATGAATATTGGCATAGCTCTTTATTAGCCTGTGAAAAATATTTAAATTCACCAAACATCCAAGTTGATCAAAAACTTTATAAAAAGATACCAAATACTTTCATAGAAGTTAGACCTTGGGTTAAATACGGTTGGGAAATGGTTGTAATAGTTCACGAAATTATAAAAAAAGAAAATCCATTAAACAATTTTAATAAAGTTGATTACGTCAATAAATATCATCAAAATTGTCAGAGAATATTAAAAGATAATTGTTGGATCGCAGAAGATTTACAGAAAATTTTAGATAAGTCTCGGAAGTACCAAATTGAAAAAGATTTTAAGAAGTGGGTGAATTTACACAATCCATTTTTTGAAGTTATAAATTTTATGGAAGAATTAAATAAAAAAGAAATAAAAACCGGAATAATAACCACAAAAGGAAAAGTATTTGCTGAAAAAATTCTTAAAGAATTAAATATTTTTCCAGAATTTATATTTGGTTATGAATCCGGGACAAAAATAAAAATAGCAGAAGATCTTAGTCAAAATTATGAAATCATAGGCTTCATAGAAGATAGAAAAAAAACTCTAATTGATATCAAGGAGAATTCAGAAACTTCCTATATTCCTTGTTTTCTAGCTGATTGGGGATATCTAAAAGAATCAGATAGATATGATCTTAATAAAGGGATAAAATTATTAAAATTAGGCAATCTAAAGAAATTAGTTGCAATTTAA